CAAGCTCCTTGTGGCTGCTCCACTCTTTGTCTGATGCGATCGGTCGCTTTCCGTGCGTCGCACTACGGCCTGTCATGGCGGCGATCACGACGGCCACAACGACGAGCGAAAGCACCAACAACGCCACCATCCCAAAAACGGCCGTCCGCCGGGCCTTGCGTTGCCTGTTCGCCCGCCGTCGCTCGATCAGCTCCTCGTACTCTTCGTTCGCGTCCACAGTGAGGCCTCCTGAGTTGCCCTCAGTCTCACCATTCGCCCTCCGATCCACAATCTGGACTTCTTTTCACATATTCGGCGACTGCCTCTTTGCCGCTTAGAGCAAGTGGTCGCGCGACCACTTTAGTCCATCGGCGGTCTACTACAGCGGCGAGATTCGCTGGGCTTTGCGTGCCGTGTGTCGCCATGCGTGCCATAAGTGTCAAACATGTTGAAGAATTTTACCGATGTGTGGACATCACGACGCCTACTATCTGGATAGTGGCCCATGTACGCCCGGATATCAAGGCGGAGATTCGCAATGAGCGCTGCGGTACTCGTTAACCGTGTTCTTCAGGAGTCACTTTTGTCGCTGAGTGCAGCGGCGAGGCTATTCCCGCCATTGCGACAACATGCCGCCGTCCGAGCTTCCACCATCTGGAGGTGGGTACGCGAAGGTGTGATGACACCGAACGGTCGCGTGAAACTCGAAGCCGTTCGCGTCGGTCAGTCCTGGATCACATCGCGTGAGGCTGTCGAGCGGTTCATCGCGGCACAGAATCCGCCTGCGAATCCAATCGAATCGACTGCTCGCGAACAGAGTGATGAACATGCCGCTCGCGAGGCGGCCGCAGTGCAAAGCCTGCTTGGAATGTAGCCATCAAACGCGACGACCGCGAGGGTGAGAACCTCGCGGTCGTCAATGTTCATTTGGGCCGACCAAAGCGCCAAGGAACTAACCTCATGGTAGGCGTCCGCTCCTGCGGTCGGAGACATTTTCCCGACCCGTTCGCAAAGTTCGGCCATTTTGCCGGCCAGCCCGAGAACACCAAATCTCAAAAACGCATCCCCTCGTACCCGGGCGGTCCCGACGCGGTACTCGCGGCCGCATTCGCGTCAAAGCACGGACAGCGACTGCATGAGATCTATTGCGGCCGGCACAGCTACCGGCACGCCGAACACGCTCTCCTCGCTCTGGCCCGCGGGCTGGCATTCTGGGCGGGTTCAGATGAGCGGCTCCTCGAGTTGCTCATCATGCGATCGCCACTCGCCGACGTCACTTCGATGGCCTCGAAGTGGTTCGCGGGACGCCGGTCGCGGCACTGGGGCTTGGAGCGGGTCGTTCGTCCAGCGATCGCCGCCCGCTCAACTTTCTGGGGACAGCCCCGTCAGCCTACCGGTGCCCCCGCCACTGATTCCTATGGTGTTACTCCGACCGCCACCGAACAGGTCACCTCACCCACTGCCCCCGACGCTCCCACGGACTCTGAATTTAGGGAGGAATTCAGAAAGCGAACCTCCTCGTCAGAAGCCCCCTGTGCCTTCGCCCGATCCGTCCGGCGAGCAACCGCAGAGGGGAGGAGCAACAGTCTGTTCGAGTTCGCATTCGCAATCCTGCAACATCTGTCCGGCGGCAATCACGGCAGCACCTTCACATGCGGTACGACGCAACTCGGCGACGCACTCGGATGCAGCCGACAGCATGCCGGACGCATCCTGCATCAGCTTGAAAATGCGGGCCTGATTCGCCGACTCAGCACCGGCAACAACCTGACTCACCGAGTGAGCCGCTTCGAATGGATCGGCCAAAGTGACTTCCCACATACCAACGGCGCCTACGATAAGGAACCGCACAATGAACAAGACGAACCCAGCACCCGAAGTGGTCAATGTGCCGCTGTCGGAAGTCGATTTCGGTCCCGCGAAGAAGGGGAGGGCCACCCTCAACGCGGAAGCGGTGGAGCGTTACGCGGAGAGCGTAACCGAGTGGACGGACTCGAAGCCGATCGACCTGTTTTATGGGCACGTACCGGACGGGGCGCGTTACTACTTTGCGGGCGACGGCTGGCACCGCGGAGAGGCCATGCTCAAGCTGAAGCGTCTGACGATCAAAGCGACGATCACACGTTGCGAGTCCGCCACGGAAGCCGAGCGGCAGGCCACGTTGTTCGCCCTGTCGGGCCGGGCGAACCGGGTCCACGGCGTGCCACGGTCCAACGAAGATAAGCGGGCCGCAATACGCTACGCGTTGCTGATGCGTGAGCACGAGGGGCATAGCGATCGGAAGATCGCCCAACTGTGCGACGTGAGCCACCTCCTCGTCGGGAGCGTGCGGCACGAGATGACTTCGGCCGGGGAGCTTACCGGAAAAGCTTCCGCCGAAAATCCGGACCGCGGCTACAGAGACGGAGCCACCATCCGCGGCGGGTGCCACCGCGAGAAAAACGGTCGGATTGTCGTAACCGCCGCAGCCGAGGTTCTTGCTCCGGAACAAAAGAGGACAGACTTGTCCGCTGGTAATTTAACCAGCGACGTGAAACCAAATGAGGGTACTGCTCCATCCACCGGAGAAACTCTCGCTGCTCAACCGGTATCCGCGACAGAGGAGCTTGATGCTTCCGGTCGTGTTAAGGACCGGTACGGCCGCATCATCCCGGCGTCTCTCGCGGGCGTCGCGAGGGCGTTCACGGCAACCGCGGCCACTCGACGTGATTGGAATAGGGAGATCCGCCAGCTTCGCGAGTTACAGAAGTTGTTTCGTGGGGATGTAGAGCGGAAAGGATTGATCCAGAACGAAGGGACGCTCCAAAGAATCGAAAACGCGATTGAGAGCTTACGTGGGTTGGTCCTAAACAGCTTGCCGGAGGCAGTGTGTCCGTCGGTGAACGCGGACGGGGAACACGACGCTGACACGGTCCTCAGCAACCTCAAGCGGTGCCACCTCTGCGTTGGCCGCATGTGGCTCACGAGCGACGAGATCGAGCGGTACGATAAGGTCCACAACGTCAAGGATCGCTGCTCGCGGTGGGCGTCTGAATCGACCGTTACCGAGCCGATGAAGCCCACGTCGGAGGTGGCGGTCACTGAGTGCGGTGAGCGGACGCTGCTTGCGAAGCCAGAGGACGCCGAAGACATGGCCGCGGTGTAATTGGCACGGTAAAACGCCACGAAGTGTGGAAACGACGAAACGTCCTCGTGGTTACCAGCCTACGCTGGTAACCACGAGGCTAATCGCCTTCGGAATCCGCGACGACCTTTGCAGTTGTGCGAATCACGTTTAGCAGGGAATCGAGATCTTCGGCTCGGTAGAATTCGGCATGCTTTTCCCTAAGCAATTTCTCCACGATTTGAGGGGTTTCTGTCTCACCTGGAGGAAACTCCCCGACGATGACCAGTTGACTACCGACCGTGTGGATTAACTCGCTTTCCAGTTGGTAGCGGCCTGCACGAGAGATCAACTCAGTGGCCGTGTCGCGGGGAAATTGAACCGGTTGAATGAGCGTCAATTTGCCATTCTGGTACCCATAAGGCAACATCAGGCTGCTTCGGATCTTCGGCAAATGCACCTCAACATCATGCATCACCAGCGGCTTGAATTCGGGCTTCGAGAATTCCTCTTCGAGAACCTCTTTCAGCCCACGTTTGCGGTTTGGGGCGGGCTGCGGTTCCACAAGTTCCTCAAACAACTGAAAAAATTGGACCCCCGGGACACGCACTGCCACTTTACGCGGGTCCGTGATGAGTAGATCATTGGCTTCTTGACCAATGAATTTACGTACATCCGCAACATCGCGGAAGCTCTTTGCCGCTTGTCGGATACGTGTCTCAAAGGAGGACACGAGTCGAGTGTACTGTTTCAGTGAGATGCGATTCTTGCCGAAAAATTTGTGAATTCGGCCAACGCGACGATTCGTCTTGACGTCGAAATAACCCGTGGTAGGGCAATACAGGAGTACCCCGACATTAGCGCCTTCAAGACGCCCGAAGTCGGGGCAGTATTGGATCACTGAGTAGTAGCCGGGAATCACGGGTTATCCCCCGACCGTTGTTGGTCATCAAAGAGATCCGCGGCAGGGAAATCGACACGAATAATTCGCTCAAGCAATCGTATACGACCGTATATCATGTCGCTCAAAGCGTTTCGATGCCCGTTGGTCAACCACGACTCGGGCACTCGCTCGATGATCGCATCGATTTGCGCCCTCAAACATGATTGTACTGCACGCACGGCTTGAAGGGCGTGTTCACGTCGGGCAAGTCCCGCAAATTCAGGGAAATAGCCATACAGTGCGTCTGAGGTCGCCACGCGTCTGAGGTGGGCAGGGGTCAAATCTGCTAGGCACTTGAAACAGCACCCGTGGTCGAGAGATGTGAGGTAATACTGATCATCGAAATTGGCAGCGCGTTCAAGAAACACGTTTCTCTCGGCTCGCCACTCGGGAGCGGTTTCTGTTCTCGGTCGAAAGCGGTCACAGTTCAGTGTCCAGGTATCAAACACAACAAGGCGTGCCAAGTCGATCGGGTTGAGTAAACGGTTGAGCACCGATCGGCTACCGGACCAATCCATTCCGTCAAGTTTGCGAGTAATGAAGCCGTGTCCGGGAACGAATTCATTTCCGTCTGCGAGTTCGACGGGAGCGTGAGGCGGAATTTCGATTACTGCATATTCCGGTGTGCGAAGCCCGACGATACGAGCTAGCTCGATGCCCACCAGTTCGCACGCTAAATCGTGCGGGCACCCTTTGGGGTACAGTACTTTCAAAAACCCCTCACCAGCATCTGTTTCAACAACGACTGGCAGAGAATTACTAGACAGTTTGCGTTTTTGATAACGAATGGTGGTCGGCGACCACGAGGAAGCAATTGATGACATTGGACGCCGAACTCACACGGAGAGACGGTGTTACGGAGGCCGTCCGATCACATCTTTTGTTCGTGTCATTACTAGCGTGCTCGATGATAAAGTCGAGACGAAGATCAATTTCTGATAGCGACTACGATCACTTGACGCTGGATTCCCATAAGGCGGGTGCCATAGGGTGCCACGGGCAGTCACTCACTGCACGCGGCCGGCCCGATCTGTTTCCTCAGTTCAGCGATCTCACGTTTGAGTTCGAGCAGTTCGCCCCGCCCACGCCCCCACCGCTGCGGGAACTTCCGCTCCAACCACCATTCGAGATGCTTAGCGTCTTCCTGCCCGGCCCGGATGATCGCGGCCACTGCTCGCGTTTCGGCCTCGGTTTCAGCCGCGACCACCACCCGACGAAACCCGCCATAAATGCCGCTCGGGTACTTCTTCCCGAGGGCCATCCACCGCTTGAACGTTCTCTGGCCGATGCCGACCCGCTTGCAGGCCACGTAACGGAAGTTGCCACTCAGAATGATGGCCGCGATCGCCTCCGTAAGCTCCGGTGTGAGCTTCCTCGGGGCCGGGGGCGTATCGTCGGGATTGGGAGCCGTGTTGGACATGACTTACTCGACGGGTTGGTCACTGCGAACCGGTCCCCTCGCGAACCAGTGCTACAAGCTCGGCAAGTTCTTTTTCACGCTTCGAGATCCGCCGCTTCAGTTCTCCGAGTTCACCGCGGTACTTACCGAACTGCTGGGGGTACTTGCGTTCGAGAAAGGTCAGCATCAACCACGGATCGTGTTTGGCGGCCGCGGTGATTGCTCCGACGGCCCGTGTCTTGAACTGAGCCTCACTACTCAGGACCACGCGGCGGAAGGTGGCGTAGATCCCGTCCGGGTAGAGCCGACCGTACTGCATCCAGCGACCGAACGTGTCGGGGGCGATCCCGACGGCACGGGCCACATCACAGCGGAAGTTACCTTCGTACAGCAACGCAGCCGCTTTCAGGATGAGAGCAGTTGTAAGTTTCGGGGGCCGACCCGGTCTTCCGTCGTCCGGGTTGAGTGGAGTGATCGAGCTCATCGTGTGGTGCTCGGCTGCGGTGCGAAATCGGCGTTCAACTGGCGAGTGCGAGTTGGCAGGCCGTCTTCAGTTGGGGGATGCTCAGCCCGAGATCGTTCGCAATGACGCCCAGAGCGTCGGGCGTCCCATTCAGTCCGAACACCCGCTCGATCGCGAGGCGTTGTGTCGGGTGCAGTTCTCGGAGCCACTGACGAATGCCCGCGGGCGGCACGACGGGTTCCCGAGCGGGTGTGATGTCGAACAGGTCGTCGCCGCTGTCCGGGTCGCACTGAACGGGCTGGCGATGGAGCACTTCCTCTTCGCGGCCCACAGCACGCTTTAAAGCTCGGCACACGGCGGTCCAGGCGTAAACGCGGAAGCTCGCCCCTCCGTCGGGACGCCACTTCAGCACGCACCGCCACAGCGTTTGTAGGCCGACGCTCGCAATGTCATCATGCTCCACGCCCGCAGGCATCCGCATCTTCCACGTCTGCCTCCACACCTGGGGCTTATATC
This region of Gemmata massiliana genomic DNA includes:
- a CDS encoding DUF1580 domain-containing protein, which encodes MSAAVLVNRVLQESLLSLSAAARLFPPLRQHAAVRASTIWRWVREGVMTPNGRVKLEAVRVGQSWITSREAVERFIAAQNPPANPIESTAREQSDEHAAREAAAVQSLLGM
- a CDS encoding ParB N-terminal domain-containing protein, encoding MNKTNPAPEVVNVPLSEVDFGPAKKGRATLNAEAVERYAESVTEWTDSKPIDLFYGHVPDGARYYFAGDGWHRGEAMLKLKRLTIKATITRCESATEAERQATLFALSGRANRVHGVPRSNEDKRAAIRYALLMREHEGHSDRKIAQLCDVSHLLVGSVRHEMTSAGELTGKASAENPDRGYRDGATIRGGCHREKNGRIVVTAAAEVLAPEQKRTDLSAGNLTSDVKPNEGTAPSTGETLAAQPVSATEELDASGRVKDRYGRIIPASLAGVARAFTATAATRRDWNREIRQLRELQKLFRGDVERKGLIQNEGTLQRIENAIESLRGLVLNSLPEAVCPSVNADGEHDADTVLSNLKRCHLCVGRMWLTSDEIERYDKVHNVKDRCSRWASESTVTEPMKPTSEVAVTECGERTLLAKPEDAEDMAAV
- a CDS encoding DUF3037 domain-containing protein — its product is MIPGYYSVIQYCPDFGRLEGANVGVLLYCPTTGYFDVKTNRRVGRIHKFFGKNRISLKQYTRLVSSFETRIRQAAKSFRDVADVRKFIGQEANDLLITDPRKVAVRVPGVQFFQLFEELVEPQPAPNRKRGLKEVLEEEFSKPEFKPLVMHDVEVHLPKIRSSLMLPYGYQNGKLTLIQPVQFPRDTATELISRAGRYQLESELIHTVGSQLVIVGEFPPGETETPQIVEKLLREKHAEFYRAEDLDSLLNVIRTTAKVVADSEGD
- a CDS encoding HipA family kinase; translated protein: MSSIASSWSPTTIRYQKRKLSSNSLPVVVETDAGEGFLKVLYPKGCPHDLACELVGIELARIVGLRTPEYAVIEIPPHAPVELADGNEFVPGHGFITRKLDGMDWSGSRSVLNRLLNPIDLARLVVFDTWTLNCDRFRPRTETAPEWRAERNVFLERAANFDDQYYLTSLDHGCCFKCLADLTPAHLRRVATSDALYGYFPEFAGLARREHALQAVRAVQSCLRAQIDAIIERVPESWLTNGHRNALSDMIYGRIRLLERIIRVDFPAADLFDDQQRSGDNP
- a CDS encoding sigma-70 family RNA polymerase sigma factor; translated protein: MSATTATKLSDAELAHRAQAGDSNAVNQLVTRYKPQVWRQTWKMRMPAGVEHDDIASVGLQTLWRCVLKWRPDGGASFRVYAWTAVCRALKRAVGREEEVLHRQPVQCDPDSGDDLFDITPAREPVVPPAGIRQWLRELHPTQRLAIERVFGLNGTPDALGVIANDLGLSIPQLKTACQLALAS